A single region of the Sciurus carolinensis chromosome 14, mSciCar1.2, whole genome shotgun sequence genome encodes:
- the Gng10 gene encoding guanine nucleotide-binding protein G(I)/G(S)/G(O) subunit gamma-10: protein MSSGASVSALQRLVEQLKLEAGVERIKVSQAAAELQQYCMQNACKDALLVGVPAGSNPFREPRSCALL from the exons ATGTCTTCCGGGGCCAGCGTGAGCGCCCTGCAGCGCCTGGTGGAGCAGCTCAAGCTGGAGGCCGGCGTGGAGCGGATCAAG GTCTCTCAGGCTGCTGCAGAGCTTCAGCAGTACTGCATGCAGAACGCCTGCAAGGATGCTCTGCTGGTCGGTGTTCCAGCTGGAAGCAACCCCTTCCGAGAGCCCAGGTCCTGCGCTTTACTCTGA